The window CAATCAGAAAGTCAATTGTTTGACGAACCTGTGGACTATGTTACCGTGCAGCAATGTCCCTTGGTCCTCTATATCTCGATCGAGCCCAAGACGTGGTCGATGTCATCCTTTGTATGACTCAATCTCTTTTCTTGGTTCTGGGTAAGTCTGTTagagcaaatgagctcgatatctcTATATCGACTCAATTGGGTATGCGCATACACTTCTATACTTCTCCCACCAAGGGGCTCAGTGAAATATCACTTCCGTTATGAAGGAGGGATAAATCCTATCTCAGTCATTCACATTTTTCTCTATGCTCTGTGGCATActcaataactatctttataatcAGCCTGTTGTGAttgcgtttgacagtatcaaagtatacaacattacatgtaggaatccatggtaacctcaagtcaaaggacctcTGTATCATTGTCACTATGAAAACTGCTAATGACAATCTTGTAacgacccatgtagcaatctcatggcgggttaATCCAGTACGCATTACCCTTAATGCATACTTGTAGTGTGACTTGATGTCTCTACATCCATGACTTGTGAGACTTAGTCATCAATCACTACTACACTGGCCTTGCTACATTATGGTCGTCATAGTTAACGATAATATTTAGACcagggacatttaggaatagtgttTATCATTGATAGGATCTTACAATCAAGTTCTACTTGATGCCTATCGAACCTACCATTCTAGggacgttattgtgtaaaattaatatttagcgcaacccacacaataacaaaatgcctcgtattataataaaatacatgtcataatagaaaattaatgaCAAATTGCTTTTAGGGTATACACCAATTCTCAATAGCTACCGACGCTCTTACCCCCTCGGATGAGGTCGCCAACGAAGTCTGAGGTTGCCGGCAACCTCATCCAGCAGGGTAGGGGCAACCTCATCCGTTGGTGCCCTTACCCCCCAATATTATGCCCTACCAACGGTCCTACCCCCCTTGATGAGGTTTCTGACAACCTCAAACTTCATCAACGACATCATCCAGGAAGGTGGGGGTGTTGACGGGGCCTTCTTCCTCGGAGATGAGTAACCCAACCCTTGTCGAGGTGGGttgctttatttttattattttttaattttatgttttaataatttatttttatttcttattttcttttaaaattttttaactttcaGTCAATAAAAAATTGTCACGTGACTTTATTTAACAGTGTTAGTGTCTATGTCAGCATCGATTACTGTTCCTTCATGAAATTGGCCAAAATTACCTTAGCGGACAAACATATAGGACTAATTCGAtacttttaaaacttatagAAGTAAAATTGACCGAAGACCAAACTTAAAGGACAAAAAATGTTTTTCTCCCATAATTAATGtctttaaaattatgtatatatatatatatatattattaataaaatagcaattgcttataaaataataataagtgatTAGAAATCTTTCTTAATGtttctttttgataaattttcttcatttacaataataattaatattatttgatttctttataacatactaatttattaaaaatttacgaTTGTACCTCTATCTAATAGGGTGTgatataactttatatatatatatatatatctattaatCTATTAATTACTACAAATTGGAGAAGAAAGTAAGTTTGTCTAACTTTTCTCTTCCAAAAATACCCATAAAAAATAACAAGACTAATTAACAACCATTAGATGTGTGGAAGTTTAAGTGTAATTATGTAATTTGAATTCTTTTGTAACTACCAACTCGGCTTATTTggttacaaattttttttaactctactctacttattttcaattcaacaacacaattattattattttcatttttcaccaatttttttaaccattcaatttaatttttaatattaaattttcttaattattcattacttttttcacaaaacaacacaatcattactttatctcaactattcattattttttcacactttttctcataattcaacaacgtaatcattacaaaccaattaaaaccaaaatttaactttactGAACTCTAGAACCAAACACAACCCACAATTATctcttgctctctctctcttctctttcctAACAAATCCTCTCATTCTCTCTTATTTCTCTTCCCTCAACATAATAGTATacctttttttataataactCTTTCAAAATCGGTAATTTTGACAAGTTAACATATGTAGCATTGGATTATAAGTTAGCATCTTGaatatataatgcatataCGAAAAAAATCTACAATATTTCGCATGCATGGGATTTAATTTTAGAAcaaaaattgtttttattttacgTGTGGGGGCAGTCACGCTCtagtgtatgtatatatatacatattacttATATTAAAAAGGGGTTTAGTGGTGTAATATTTACTTTTCGCTATTCCCCTTAGTAAGATAACCGCAAAAATTATGAGGCATTAGATTTaacaatatattataaattctgCTTTACTTATAACCACCCATTACAACTTCTTTCACAATTCTCTCTCCTTCtgtctcctctctctttctctctctccaccACTGGCGTTACCTTTCTCTTCCACACtttcaaaatttaactttttcattattaagttcattacttaattttaaaagtaataattttttctcatttttacattaaaaatatatgtacatgttTAGATTATGAAAGTATTTGACACTGTTGTAGTgattagaaaatgaaaaaaattacttcAAAAGGTGTGTCGCGCATGTGTGAATTTTGTAATGTGTAatcttaatttattaattccGCGCATAGCGCAAGTCTTCGTgtctagtatatatatgtatatatagtaatGTCCCATGCAATTAATATAGTTATAGAAGTAAATGTTTACTAATATAAGGCAAAATCATCAATATCTATGAAATAAATGAGGCTAGAAAggtaaatatttattgaaataaattaaagaggttaatatctaaataatatttatttcaacatctaatttaaatttaatttgatttaaaagtaacaaaattagaaaagaaacttTACTTGAATTGATTTATGTAGGTATTTTTACCCTtattatgataaattttaattgtaaAAAGTGAATTTACAATTAATATGTTAACTGTACAATCTATAAACAGAATAAAACTTATAAATATGaagttcaatatattattagactATTGCAATATAGATCTCTTATTTTTATGTAGATATTAATTTATGAAGGTATTTTTTGCCTCGATCAtgacaattttaaatttccaaGTAATGGGTTAAGTATTTATTAACGAACTAAAAGTTATAAATATAGagttcaatatattataatattgcaATCAAAATCTCCTAtccttttaaatttatgtttgaaaaatttattttagcaaattaaatttatatcatatagaacaaattaattattttatgtgcaaacgaattataaaatataattatatatactttgGATCTTGCATAGTTTATGAAAACTTCTTTATTAAAAGTGAAACTGtaattaaatttgataaatataaaaattctccacatgcaaaaaataattataatcacATTTAAAGCAAAATGTTCAATAAATCTTTGTAGGAAATTTTCCGTGCAACACGCGGGTGAAAGAAGActagtatatatgtatataaatatataaatatatagactTACTCCGAAAAAGAGgtacaaaaaatattattctattaattttgttttgtgtaccacttttttctttttttgttagcACCACTCCTCCCTTTTGTAGGCGAAAAAAATCTGCATTTTTACAATCCAGTAAATGAAAGTTTTGCATGTTATGTAGATTACTGATAGTATAGTggcacaatttttttttttgggtattttAAACTGATTTTGCAATCTCGgggaaagaaaaagtataCTTCGGAGGACATATGAAGGCAACGAAGAACAATATAAGACTTAAACGAAtgcacaatttttttcttgacaTTTTGAGTGGCACAATACCAACACTGGCAACCCATTTACACCATCCTTAAACTCACTCACCAAACCAACCATTTTTTTCCATGATAACAACAGATGATTCCACTTTCCAACTGATTCCAAACCTCGTCGTGGCATAAAAGAATTCCTGCTGTATTCATTCGCTCTTCTAAATTCCGAAAGATTTGCACCCCCTTTGATTTGAGTTTTCAAGAGATTGCAGGTGATTTATACAATGTATAGTTTTGACAGAGTCGAGATCCCGATGAGAATTCCCGGCATTTCATGAGGGCTGCTTCGATTCGAGCAATGAAAACTGCCGGGGTTTATCTTAAATCTTTCTTGTGTGGCGATAACCGGCTGGGCTCTGGACAGTTTTTGAGCCGATGCTTGCTGTTCTCAGCAACCTCCGGAATTCTGGTAGACTTATCTTCCCATCTTTGTCTATGTCAGCTTCTTCGAGAAGCGGGTCGATAGAGCCCTTTAAGCCCGTGTGCTGAGAAAGCAATGAACCAACCGTGAGACTAATGTATGATACTATTCACATTCAAAGGAAATAGACAGATAAAAGTCCTGTCCAGTGTCTGAAATTACGTACTAAGGAACTTGGTAGTTTTTCTTAAACTGTGGTTTATTGCCTGCTCTAACAAGATAAACAGAAATACAGAGAGAGGGCGAAGAGAGGGTTACCGACCAGTCTTAGTTCCTCGGGAGTTATATAGCCATCTCGATCGATGTCAAATTTCTCGAAAGCAGCTTGTGATCTCTCTTGCCATTTCTCCGAGTCATGCTCCTCTAACTGATGAACGTGTATTGTAGCTGCCACAAACTCGGAAAAATCTACCATCCCATCGGTGTTGCTATCAATCTGCACCAAagcaaaaattagaaaaagaacaaTCCCAAATAATTCATGTACCACAGAAGTCAACTAGCAACACATTGAGAAAGGAAACAGTAAACTACAATGCAcatttgaaaataaagaacTTTGGAACAGAATATGCTGGTGCTTACAGCTTGAAGAATTTCCAGGACCCGAGATTCCTTCAACTTCCAAGGAAGATCTTTAGCAAGTGCCTGCATTTACAGCTCCTTTTCAAGACAAATACTAGCGATTCCATTTTATAGGACGACTTCATTCATTCCTTCACATGAAGGAGGCTTATGAAAGACGTAATCCTAGATCTGATGTTCAGGTTCAACAAAATTAGGGGGTTACTGAATGGTGTACCTGTCTCATTTCCTCGAGACTGATGGAACCATTTTTATCCACATCGATTGCATCAAACTGATCCTTGAGGTCGGCCAACTCCTCTTTATCGAGTGTGCCCGCAAGTGCCTGAATAATCCAATTGCTCATCAACTACATCAATGAAAAATCAATTcctttttgaaataatataatacCAAATAAAAGACATGGCTTACCCTTAGAGCAAACTGCTTCAAACGGCTGTACTTAACGAATTGTCTCATGTTATTCAGAACAGATATATCAATGGGAATCTCAGATGCATTTCCACCTTCTCTAACCCAAGGATGTGCTGGGAAGGCGAAACAATAAACTAATCAAAAAACAAATCATCTCCGTCTAAAGTCGTCAAGATCAAGCCTAGACAGTGCTTCAGTATTGTGTTATTTGAGGGATGAGGGTTTCTAAATCCCCACTGAATTGTTAGAGGGACCACAGCCAAATGATGTAAAAGCTCACCTTGTGCAATGAACATGTAGTTTATTGTTTACTTAACAATTCCTAATAATCACATCTGCTATGTCAACATTTCTATCATCATAATTTATgttctctatctctctctctctcccccccttttttttggttggcCTGCCAAACTCCACCTGTTTCCATATAAAAGAACAGAGATTACATACAAAGGGCCTGAGCCGCAGTGAGCCTTGCTCGAGGATCCTTCACCAATAACTTCTTTACAAAATCTTTTGCGCTGTGGGTTATTGTTGGCCAAGGCTTGCGGCGAAAATCAGGTTTATTTCTTAGAACCTGCAGCACAAGTAGCCAAAAAGGACACAGAATAAGTACCAGGACAAAATTGAACTACAAGAAAAGTAATAGCAGGACATCTACTTATCCAAAACAAATAGCAGGACAGCCAACAGAGTCCAAAGGACAGTTTCAAAGGTACATAATCAGAAAGGCTACTAAATCTCGACCAGTACTCGAGAAGACATGACCAGAGAAAATGATGGAAGATGCACTACACCTCCTTAAATATACCATCTTCAGTCTTATCCCAGAAGGGACGCCTTCCACACAGCAGAATGTAGGTGATGACGCCAATGCTCCACACATCTGACTCGGGGCCAGATTTCCGTTTCAGGACTTCGGGAGCGACATAATAGGCACTCCCAACAATATCTTGAAACTTCTTTCCTGCACATTATTGAAGTCAGTAAATTGCAGAAAACCTATCTGGCACAGAAACCAAGAGAAAATATTGAGCATGTATCTACTGAAACAGCTATCTTGTAACGTTTAAGAAATGAGGGGGCCAAATTTTGAGACCAAGGTATTACACACCTGGTTTTATGAAGTCTGAGAGACCAAAATCAGTGGCCTTCAAAGGAGAGTCCTCTCTCGCTGACTTGAAGAGAAAATTCTACACACAGATAGAAATGTTTCGGTACAGGTTCATGAATTTGCTCCTGAATATTGAGGGAAAAACTTATTCAGGGTATACCTCAGGCTTCATGTCCCGGTGTACTAAGCCATGTAGGTGACACTCAGCAGCAACCTTGAGCATCTGTCTTACAACTACCGCCGCATCCTTTTCTGTGTAACGACTGTCCTTCCTGATTGAAGGGAACTCATGAATTAAGCATATAGTTGAGAGCTAAGAATTTCAGCACCAATGGGATAGAAAATTAGATCATTATGTGTATAAAGGTTCTTACTTGGCCAATATTCTGTCGAGCAACTCACCACCCTCACATAACCTGATAACAGAGGACGTTGAGCAGCAAACATCTTTAATAAAACGAAAAGCTTTTTCACATTCCAAAGATTTAATTAGAAAAGAAGACAGAAGAAGAAATTACAAACTTACTCcataactatatatacataggaATCATCTTCGAATGCATCATAAAACTGTACAACATTCTCGTGGCCGGTTAATGCTTTCAGTATCTTGACTTCTCGCTTAACATCCTCGACAGCGATTGGAAGAACCATCTGCACAGATGCCCAAAGGTTAGGTTAGGTTCGAGACAGCACGAAGCATACATAAAGGAGAATTAAGATCACCCAAATAAACCTTTCAACTTCACCTGCCATTTCCACAAAACCAGAGTAACAAAGATTACGAAAATTCTCGGAGAAATTAGAATGGCAAACCCATAATTTGGCAGAAAATTGACACAACTTTGCAGCTGGCAGAAGTTCAGGATGTGACATTATCCTAAGATTCAGGAAAGGGAGATTGATGTGATAAGGGAACAGAAATGTCTTTCGATAGTCCATTTTTTCCATTACCCGAAGCAGCAATCAGAATGCGTGATTAGAGACTTCATTGAAAAACCATGGAATTATACCCAAATAGCTTCGTCAACATTAAAATTCAATTGCGCGGATCAATCACTAGAACGTCGACTAGATCCCATCAATTGACCAGAATCCGAATTATACCCTGACCGCATTCTGAATTGGCATCAATTAGGAATTCTCCAgtatccaaaagaaaaaaaaaatagtttacCTTATTCTTGTCAATTTTCTTGACGGCGAAACGATCTCCGGTGGTCTTGTCGGTGGCGACATACGTGTAGCCGAACTGCCCGTGTCCCAGGAGCTTGCCAAGAACGTAATGGTCGTCGAAATCCTTGGCGTACCCGAAATCCGTGCTCTTGCCGCAGGGGATTCCGCCCCCCTGCCTCCTATGATTCTGATGATTCTGATTCCGATTATTGAtgtttttattgttattattattgttgttgttgctgatgttgttgttgttggCTGCCTTCTCCCTGATCCTCAGCTGAGGCGGGTTCttcttctgctgctgctgcgaGGGCCCATGCGGGGCCCTGTACCTCGCCACCGGCGGGGAATGCTTGGCCGCGGCGGCGGCGGGGGGGTTGTTGCTGGCGGAGCCGCTGACTTTGGAGGAGGAGAGGCACGCACCCATGTTGTCGgatagagagagggagggggagggAGAGTTTCAGAGGTTTTGAGGGGTCGAATTGGAATCCATTGCAGGTTTTAATACCGAAGCCGGAGGAGCGTTGAGACGTTCAATCTCCGGAGAATTAACTGGGAATGAATTGAAAATGGCGATGGcgagggggggagagagagagagagagagagagagaggaaggttGAGGGAAGAAGGGAAGAAGGAGGGAGGAGGATGGCGATGGTGGTCAAACCGACTGGTAACCAAAATGTGAACAAAAACTGTTTCTCATTGGTTCCATGCTGGCGTGcagtgtaatttttttttccattatatatagttataaacaaaattatactTAATGTCCAAGCTGGGATTTTTCAGCAAGTTaagaacagaaaaaaaaaaaactcccttttttttccataaaccTGTTCGTGTTTTTTTACTCATCCGTGACCCAATCAAAACGATTTCCTTTGCAAATTTTTCATCGTGATCTTGATTCCGATGATAACAATTCCATGATGGACAAGATGGTTCGTAAGGAATTCCCACGTCGATTCAATTAAAGAGAGACATGATGATCTACTTAACAGTAATGATAACACGGTCGATCTGAAAACAAGAATAAATAGTATTAATTATACCACGTCACATTGATAACTAATTAATGACCTATTAAAAATCAAAGATGTGTCAAAGAAAAGTATTATATGAAGTTGAGATTGGCACAACATTTGGGAAATTCAAGGATGTTGTGGCCCAGACATTAAATTCACATGAGCAATAAGACTTCATGCATGTGTTATATCtagtgaagaaaagtaaaggaaattgagcaaatattagaaaattccGCAATTAATTTAAGAAGGTCAATTATGACCTTTTTTGAACGCGTCAAACCTATAATCTAGAAGTTATCAACCCCAGTCAGTTTAATTATGCTGTTAAGACAACAATTTCAAGCTAACTTGTTATAAAGCTCGCGCATTGCAAGGGCACTAACGGTTGTTGATCCACTAAAACATAATTCGgataaaagtaaatttataCTTATTATAGAACGTTCAAATTATACAAAACATGAACTGAGAATTGGTTATGGGCGATTTACTATTTACGTGATCATGAAGTAAACACAACataaatttacttttataattttttatctcGAATTTTTAACAATCCGTTAAAGCACAATTCTGATAAGATTATCTTTATAAACTTATAAAAGCATGATTAGATCATACAAAATATGAACTAAGAATTGGTTATATATGATTTACTGTCTATGTGATAATGAACtaacataatataaatttacttttataattatttttatctcgAATTTTTAACAATCCGCTAAAATACAATTCTgataagaatatctttaaagaCTTATTAAAGCATGTTCATCCATGTTCATCTTTAAAGACTTATTAAAGATATGTTCATCCATATCTTTAAAGACATGAATTACTTTTTATTggattttgaaagaaaaatgcaaaacCAATTACTACTTGTGAATATTCATCCATATTAAATACAAAGACTCAAAGAGTTAGTTAATGAAAATACCCGAAAAGCCGATGTGGAAGGCTTTGGTAAATTGAATGAAGGGCATTGTATCGTGCAATGTGAGGCCTCGATTTGACGAAAATGCGCCATGTCAGCATttatacaattttaaaaataaataagaaaaaagtcATTACAATATCACATGTTTTCTCATAAAATAACTTGATACCAACTTTTTTCGGTCTAAACTTGATACCAACTTTGCTATACCATAGAAATTTTACCaagaaaatataacaaaaattgtatatagagtcatttatttaattatggtTATACAAAATTCAAGTACTCCTTATATagaaaaaatgatattacaaaaatagaaaactatactaaaaagaaaagaatataaaatatgcaaaatttaATAACAGATTAGACATTTACCTACTTTTATGCAACTTTATAGATCCCTAGTGTGAAAGTTGTCTAAGTTTCAATAAATTATCATTAGATAATTTACCAATTTTGTAGTTTTATTCGTAATAAGGGTatatgtgaaaaaaataattgaaagaaagatggtgttgagaaggaaaaaaataaaagaagggaagaaaaaaTAGGTCTAAAATGCaacaaataatgaaaaaaaggaaaaaaattcaaaaaataaaacatgaaaaaggaaaataataataaaaatgagaaaagttAAATGATGAGGTTTGAACACAGGAAAATGAGCACAATTAACAATATCTTTACCACTAAAGTACAGATAAACTTATGCTCAATTCTTACattcttaaatttttctaattactTTTTCGGAACTAAATACAAGAATATGAAGAGACCATCATTGAGAGGTTCTAAACTTGTAAAACTGCTGATAtgacaaaatattattatatgaatCGAAGCCTCCTATTCCACGATATTAAGGAGCCAAAATTAAATACCAATAATACTAGATTTGCAGTAAAACAATATATAAGCAGACTTCAAAACTTATGTCACACGCAATATGACCGGGATTCGATAGCACTGCAAGTGCAGGAAAACTACTCATTAGCAAATGTATATGTCCCTAGCTTAAATCCATATGTTTCTTTTCGAGTTTTCTTGTGGTGTTGGTTGAttatgtattatttttatgggagaaataattatatttaaactAGATACCATATGAAACATTATGGCCTCAATAATAATCTCTCtccatatatatgcacataatTTGTAATAAATCCTGAAAAAATTATGGACTATATCTATTTGTATTTTCTTATCAAAATATTGAAGTAAAAATAAGTCTATGAATAATGGggttgaattattttttcggtCGAATGTAGagcattcttttttttcctttgggtTGAGAGGTTGTacatttttttgggttaaatgAACCTATTTTCTTAGGCATATTTGCTTAAGCAATAGCTTTcttactttcctttttttttaacgtcattttactttcctaattttttttaccacCATTCACTTTCCTAATTAAGATATACATAAGTAATGCATGACACAGTTatcttattttcaataaattaattactcTCATATTTTGCACGATAACATGAAAGAACAAGAGGGAGAACTAAGGGGTAGTCTCCCCTAAACCTTTGACGCTCAAAGTAAATTtatgtattattattaatattcaatttttgataaaaatttTCTATGCTCGTCACCCTAATCCAAAGAAATTACCATCACATATATCTCCTCAAAGAACTTGTCCTCCTTCGTCCAAATCCTACTTCCATACTTGATGGCACAGACATTTTATCCCAAATAATACTTGGTTCTTTTGCCCATCATGTAGTATTTGTGTATCAGCTTTAAGTTATTCGTAAATGGCCaacttcagtgaactttttctCTTGCCTTGATGAAAGAAATTACAAGATATATGCAAGTAACACAACAATTCCTCCCCCTGGAGGAGATCTCAAAGTTGCCtataatatatctataaaaggatgaattttaaaaggataGATTTT of the Punica granatum isolate Tunisia-2019 chromosome 6, ASM765513v2, whole genome shotgun sequence genome contains:
- the LOC116211758 gene encoding calcium-dependent protein kinase 28-like; the protein is MGACLSSSKVSGSASNNPPAAAAAKHSPPVARYRAPHGPSQQQQKKNPPQLRIREKAANNNNISNNNNNNNNKNINNRNQNHQNHRRQGGGIPCGKSTDFGYAKDFDDHYVLGKLLGHGQFGYTYVATDKTTGDRFAVKKIDKNKMVLPIAVEDVKREVKILKALTGHENVVQFYDAFEDDSYVYIVMELCEGGELLDRILAKKDSRYTEKDAAVVVRQMLKVAAECHLHGLVHRDMKPENFLFKSAREDSPLKATDFGLSDFIKPGKKFQDIVGSAYYVAPEVLKRKSGPESDVWSIGVITYILLCGRRPFWDKTEDGIFKEVLRNKPDFRRKPWPTITHSAKDFVKKLLVKDPRARLTAAQALSHPWVREGGNASEIPIDISVLNNMRQFVKYSRLKQFALRALAGTLDKEELADLKDQFDAIDVDKNGSISLEEMRQALAKDLPWKLKESRVLEILQAIDSNTDGMVDFSEFVAATIHVHQLEEHDSEKWQERSQAAFEKFDIDRDGYITPEELRLHTGLKGSIDPLLEEADIDKDGKISLPEFRRLLRTASIGSKTVQSPAGYRHTRKI